Proteins co-encoded in one Myripristis murdjan chromosome 4, fMyrMur1.1, whole genome shotgun sequence genomic window:
- the LOC115357869 gene encoding RING finger protein 141-like: MGITNKINDALEDSVILTDGQGNQILDTEGTRGSAFWKQNARKVCAVKEGDLQQLQGSKKRRLSRRDDNGLDAVLDTIEKVVLAAQGLQEVSATIKELANLASSNRRTTVSLTEAEAAAIRDAFACVVCKGPVVEPMVSSCCHSIVGCQRCVEQWQENSAFCPKCRADDFDINTQKLTGLSDALAALGNILCQ; encoded by the exons ATGGgcatcacaaataaaataaatgatgcTCTAGAGGACTCGGTCATCCTTACTGATGGTCAGGGAAACCAGATCTTGGACACAGAGGGAACAAGAg gatCAGCGTTTTGGAAACAAAATGCGAGAAAGGTTTGTGCTGTGAAGGAAGGAGATTTGCAGCAGTTACAAGGAAGCAAAAAGAGGAGACTGAG TCGGCGAGATGATAATGGTCTAGATGCGGTGTTAGATACAATTGAAAAGGTGGTCCTGGCAGCCCAGGGTCTTCAGGAGGTGTCGGCTACAATTAAGGAGCTGGCAAACCTGGCAAGTTCCAACCGAAGAACAACAGTGTCCTTGACAGAGGCTGAAGCAGCAGCTATCAGAGATGCCTTTGCCTGTGTTGTCTGCAAGG GTCCAGTGGTTGAGCCAATGGTTTCATCATGCTGCCATAGCATTGTTGGCTGCCAGAGATGTGTTGAACAATGGCAGGAAAATTCtgcattttgcccaaaatgcaGAGCAGATGATTTTGACATCAATACACAAAAACTCACCGGACTGTCAGATGCACTGGCTGCACTGGGAAACATACTGTGCCAGTAA